Part of the Natronobacterium gregoryi SP2 genome, CGTCAGCCCTGATCGTGCCGTCGTAGAGGACGATGTCGACCGTCTTCCCGAACCCTTTCTCCTCTTTGACCTCGAGGACGGTGCCGACGCCGGGGCCGGTGACGTCGATTTCCATTTCTTCTTTCATGTAGCGCTGGGAGAGCCCCATCATGACGGCAAGCAGGTCGGGGACGCCCTCGCCAGTCATCGCGGAGACGGGGACGACGCCGACGTTGCGCTGGAAGTTCTGCACTCGCCAGTAGAGGTCCGCGGAGAAGCCTTCGTCCGAGAGGTTGCCGATGATCTCGTAGAGTTGTTCGTCGAGTCGGCCCTGGACGCGATCCGTCTGGGACTCGTAGGTCGCGTTGATCGGCGAGTCTTCGTTCTCGTTCCAGCCAGGAACGGTGTCGATCTTGTTCGCCGCGACGATAAACGGTGTCTCCGATCGTCGGAGGATGTCCAGCGCCTCGAGCGTTTGCGGTTGGAACCCGTCGTTGACGTCGACGACGAGGATGGCGATGTCCGCGAGCGCGCCACCGCGCGATCGAAGCGTGGTAAAGGAGTGGTGTCCCGGCGTGTCGATGAACAACAGCCCCGGGAGGTCGAAGTCCTCGGGGTCGACGAGATCGCCCGCGATCGAAGAGACGATATCGAGCGGGACGGCCGTCGCACCGATGTGCTGGGTAATCGCACCTGCTTCACCCTCGATGACCGCGGAGCCGCGGATCTTGTCGAGGAGACTCGTCTTGCCGTGATCGACGTGTCCGAGGACGGCGACGATCGGCGTTCTGAGAGACGTGGGGTCGCGCGTGTCCGTATCCGACATGAGTGAACCACCCGAGAAGGTCTTGCCTAGAGCGTCCGCAGGACGGTAGTTAAACCCATCGTCACGGTCGCCACAGGGTGTCAACAAACCGCATCTCGTCGGCCGAGACGGGAAAACACCGAGAGGTGTACAGCGGAAGACAGTGTGTCGTTCTCGACGACGAGTCGGCGGGTTCGGTCGATGCCGAACGGTCAAAAGCGCCAGACGACGGTGGAACGGCCCACAACCCCGTGGTTTTTAATACCGACTAGTAAATACGGATATGCATGAGCGAGATACTCGCAGAGAATCTATCGGGGAAGGCCGTCATGGGTTCCGACGGGACGGAACTCGGGCTCCTCTACAACATCACGATGGACCTCAAGTCGGGACAGCTTCGCGACCTGATCGTCGAACCTGACGACGAACTTCCAGCCCGCGCCGTCGACTTCGATGTCGACGAAGGCGGCCGGTTTCTCGTGCCAGTCAGCCGCGTTCAGGCGGTGAAAGATTACATTGTCGTCAAGCGCTAACGGTATGTACGTTCTCGACTCCTCGGCTTTCATCCACGACTTTCATACGACAGAACAGACTGCAACTATCCCCCTCGTCCGCGAAGAACTCGAGGACGAGAGTGCCTATCGCTACGACGCGATGGAAGGCTCCGGGATGCACATCCACATTCCGAACGAGGACACGACGGAGAAAGTCCAGCGGGCCGCCAAAGAGTCCGGCGACCTGGAGGTGCTCTCCGAGACCGACGTTCGACTCGTTGCGGCTAGTTTCGAACTCGACGCCACGCTCGTGACCGACGATTACGCGATGCAAAACGTCGCGGAGAAACTCAACGTCGACGTCGAAGTGATCGCCCGCGAGGGAATCGACGAGCAGCGCCACTGGCACTACCAGTGTCAGGGCTGTGGCCGCGAGTTCGACGAGGAGAAAGATCGCTGTCCGATCTGTGGTTCATCACTCGCACGCAAGAATCCATCCTGACGCGCCCGGCTGACTGCCGATAGTTCACGAGTCCGGGAGCGACGCGTTCGTCGATTGGGACGCGGAAGTCAGGCGTAGGTGAAATAGAGGCTCGTCCAGAGGAGTGCGTTGTAGACGCCGTGGACGAGCGACGGGATTAGCAGGTTATCGGTTCGCTCGTAGATGGCACCGAGGACGATCGATAGACCGAAGACGATCCCGAGACTGGCGATGACTGCACCGAGGTCGGCCGTCCCGTATGCGAAGACGTGAACCAGCGCGAAGATGACGCTGGCAACGACGATCGCGCCGTACCGGGAGAAGCTACGGTACAGTTCTTTCTGGATCACGTTTCGGTAGAGCAACTCCTCGAAGGGGCCGACGACCAGAATCGCCGCGGGGATCAACACGAGCAGGACTTCCGGGGACTGCTGTGCCTGACCTGTGGTGCCGTGTTCTGCGCTTTCGACGCCGATCAGTTCGAAGAAAAACGAGATCAGAAACATCGCCCCGAAGAGGACGACGAGGCCGCCGACGGCCCACGCGGCGTCTCGCTTCGTCGGAACGTGCAGGTCGATAAACGACAGGTCGTACTGTCTGAGCGTGATGTACCCGAACACGACCAGTCCCGTGCCAAGCGCCATCCCGAGCTGGCTAACGACGGTTCCCTGGACCATCGATAGTTCGGGCGTCGACAAGATCTGGGCGGCCGGGCCTTCGAGGACCAGCGTCACCATCGCAGGGACGTACAGTCCGACGATTCCGACCCCGGCCAGCGTCGCAGTTTGCTGGGCGCGACGGACGAGGCCGGCCACGCCGACGCCGAAGTAGTCTGCGGCCCCGAGACCGACGCACAGCCCTGCCGTCACGAACGCAGTGACGAGCAGCGAGAGCGACCAGGTTCCGTCGAGAAGCGGTACCGGGAGATCGACCACCGCCAGCAAGCCCCTGTTCAATGCGTAGCCGGAGAGCAAGACGACCGCCAGACTCGAGAGGGTAGCGACGACTGCAACGGGTCTGCGATCGGGACCGCCGTGGCGGCGGGCGAGAAAGGCGAAGACGGCGACGAGGGCAAAGCCGCTGGCGGCCAGGACGGCCGGCTCGTCGACGCCGCGGCGAACGGGGACGAGAACGGCGGCCATCGTCACGGCCGCGACTGCCGTTCCGAGGCTCGAGGCGACGTCAGAATCGGTAGCGCCCGTGTCGTCGGCTCGGACAGTGTCGGTCATGCGTTGTTCGACAGTTCGCGTGAACGTTCATATGACCTCCGCAACGTGGCGGATCGGCGGCTAGTACCGTCCCAAGTCTACTCTGGCTAGTGCACTCCACTTCCGATCGAGAATCGTGATCGGTTTGGGCCAACTCTCAACTAGTCGGTCCACGCTTGGGATGGTACTAGTACCGTCCCAACCGTCGACTGACGGGTCGAATCGAGCCACACCGCCAGATTCGACCCATCAGTTCAGGCTTGGCCCGCCACTAGCGTTCGACGCGGAGTTCGGTCTTCTCTGCGACCGCGTTGGCCTCCTCGAACTCTCCTCCGCCCAGCAGACCACGCGTCGCCTTCTTGGCCCACTCGACGGCCGGCTGTTCGAACGTGTTCACGCCGTAGAGTTCGCCCGCGAGGACGCAGGCCGCCTCCATGCTGTACAGCAGACCGCCGAGTTCGTACTCGTCGATCTGTTCGATCTCGAGGCGGACGTTCGGTCGACCCGCGGCGGCGAGACTCGCCTCCGTGGCTTCGAACTCGGCCTTGAGCAGGTCGCCGAGCGTCGAGTCACCGAGGTAAGCCAGATCCTCGACTTGCGTCTCGGGGATCGGTCGATCCTCGTTGGTTCCGGCGATGAGGAATGTGACGAGCTTGTCCCGCGGGCCGGCACGGTACAGTTGTAGCTGGGAGTGCTGGTCGGTCACGCCCAGCGCCCGGACGGGGGTCTGGCCGAGTTCGTCCTTGCCGAGGCTCTCGGCCCACAGCTGGGCGAACCACTCGGCGAACGTCTCGAGTGACTCGGCGTAGGGCATCACGGCGTTCGTCCCCGCGCCGCGCTGGTCGAGGGCGTAGGCCGTCGCGCCGTAGGCGTAGGCCGGACAGTCGAACAGCGATCCCGCAAGCGTCTCGCGTTCGGCGGCGGCACCCTCGAGCAGGGCCTCGAGGTCGTGGCCACAGACCGCCGCAGCGACCATCCCGACCGCGGACAACGCCGAGAAGCGGCCGGGGACGCCGTCGGGAACTTTCAGCGACGGCAGGTCGTGACGGTCCGCGAGGTCGCACAACGGACCAGCGTCGCCGGTCGTGACGATCGTTCGTTCGGTCCAGTCGACGCCCGCGGAGTCGAACGCCTCGCGGACGACCAGGAAGTTCGCCAGCGTCTCCGCCGTCGTACCCGAGCGCGAGACGACGTTGATCGCCGTCTTCTCGAGGGGCAGCGACTCGAGTCGGCGCGAGATCCAGTCGGGGTCGACGTTGTCGAGGAAGACGGTCTCCGTGTCGGATTCTAGCGCGTCGACGATCGTCGCCGCGCCGAGCGAACTCCCGCCGATGCCGACGGTGACCAGCGCCTCGGCGTCGGCGACCGGCTCGACGGCGGCACGGATCTCGTCGGGGTCCGTCCGTTCTGGGAGGTTCAGTGCCTCGTACCCGTGTTCGGCGTTTTCCATGCCGCGTTCGATCCGTTCGTGAGCCTCGGCGACCTGCTCGTCGAGGCGCTCGAGACTCGCCCGCGAGACGCCCGGTGACGCCTCGGACGCGAGCGCGTTACCGATGTCGACGTTCATACGAGAGGGGCCAACCGCCGTGGCCAAAGGCGTTCCGTGATACGACGAGTAGCGCCGCACCGACCGAACGACAGGAAAATAACAGAAAAGACTTGACGACGGGAACTGTCGGATCAGGTACCGATGCCCTCCCGCTGCTCTCGCCGCTCGATGCTCACCGCGACTGGAACGCTCGGCGTCGCCGCCCTCTCTGGCTGTCTCGGTAGCCGAACCGCTGACGCGGGCGAGACGGCCGCCTACGACTGGTCGACCGGTGGTGCCGACGCTCGAAACTCCCGGGCGATCCCCGACGGCGTCGCCCCACGGGACGACCCGACACTCGAGTGGGCACTCGAGTTCGACGCCTATCCGGTCCTCGCGGAACCGATCGTTGCCGACGAGGTCGTGTTACTGACGACCGGGCGCGACGTCGTCGCCGTCGACCGCGAAACGCGCGAGCGGCTGTGGTCCGTCGAGTCGGAGAACGGTGACCGCGGCGTCACGTACACGAGCGCGTCGACGGTCGTCGAGGGGGTGGCGTACGTCACCGATCACGGGACGTTGATCGCCGTCGACGTAGAGAGCGGCAAGCGCGAGTGGAAGTACGAGTTCGACTATCCGTTCGTGGACCACGCGCCGACGTACCTCGATCGAACGGAGCACCTCTACGCGGCCGCCGGCGAGTACGTTCGATCGTTCGACCCCGAGACGGGCGAGGTGGTCTGGGAGCGCCAGTTGCAAGGGATCGCCCATGGGTCGATCGTGTTCAACGAGACCTCCCTGTTCCCGCTGGTCGTCGCCACACAGAGTGGCGAACTGTACGCGCTCGACACCTCGGGGCGCGTTCGCTGGCGACGACAGCTACCGGACTGGATCAGGTCGACACCGACGGTGGTCACGTCGGGCGATCGACTGGGTGGATCGGGAATCGTCGTCGGCTGCCGGGACGGGTACGTGTACTGTCTCGACGACACCGGCAGGCGGGAGTGGCGTGCCAGCACGGGCACGTCTCCTGACGGCGCCAGTGCGGTCGCCCACGACAGAGTGTTCGTCCGGGACAACGAGACGCTCTACGCCTTCGACGCCGACGACGGCGACGAATCCTGGCGAGTCGACGTCGGTGAAGGCACGCGGAATCCACCGATCGTCGTCGGCGACACCGTCTACGTCGGCGGCGACCGACTGTACGCGATCGACGTCGACGGCGGGATCGGCGTCCGCGAACACCGCGTTCGCGAGCGCCGGTTCGCGTCCGACGTCGACGGCACAGTGACGTTCGTCAGCGCAGCCGACGGACAACTGTTCGTCGTGGTCGACCTCGAGGACGGCGAGTTCGAGTTGCACGTGCTCTCCTAGCCCGCTCGCTGTGACGCTCTGAAGCCGAAACCCGGAAAACGGTTCCTTTCCTACGACCGCCCATGACCGAAAAGACGGGTACGTTCGTCGTCACGCACGCCGAAAGCGAGTCGGCCGTCGTCCGCGACGTCGAGACTGCACAGGTCCACACGCTCGCCTCGAACCCCGGCCTCGAGCTCCACGACGTCCTCGAGGCGACCGTCGCACCCGAACCGCCACTCGAAGTCGCCTGGGAAGTGATCGACGTCGAGGAGCGCCGGTCGATCGAACTGGTCGACAGCGACCTCGAGCCGACCCAACACGAGAGAGCGCTCGCTGCAGAGACCGACGTCGGCGACATCGTGAAAGAAGAACGGGCCGGCACCGGCGAGATTCACGTCTTTCCGGTTCCCGGCGAGGACGTCGAGGCTGCCGCGACCGACGTCTTGGAGGACGACGAGACGATCGCGCGAGCGGCGCGACTCGAGGCGGTCCGCGTCGAGGTGCGCCGGTCGGTCGACGACGGCGTGTTGAGCGTGCGGTACCTGCCGAACTAGTCAGGCCCGTCCCGGTCCGCCCTGGCTCTGGACGCGCCAACTTCCCTCGAGTCCACAGGCGTCTCTGACCTCGTAGGCGATTTCGGTGTCTTCAGCGATACGAGGGCCGCCCTCGACGCGTTCGACCCGAAGGGGGACGTCGAGCGTGTTGCCACAGCAGCCGACGCCGACGAACTCTTCCCACCGATCACCCTCGACGGCTTCTTCGCGGGTCTTGCAGAGGAAGGCACGAAACGAGGGTTTCTCGACCTGGAACCGCCCCCACTTCGAGAGGTCGGCCGGGTACGACACCACGACCCGGCCGGCACGTTCGTCGACGGTGCGGTCGGTGGTCGTCTCGAGTCCACCGTCGCAGTTCGAATCGGGTGCCATATCCGAAAAACGGGCTCGAAGCGCTTCAGTCTGGTGTATTTTCTAGGTTCTTCCTCGGAAAGATATGCTGGAGAAATTGAGAAGGCTTACTTCGGGCGACTACGAGTGGTTCCGTACATGGGGACTTTCGACGTACCGGACATAGAGTACACCCGGTACAGCAGCCGCCAACTCTTGGCGGTGCCGCTTGCGGTTCTTGCAGTTGCGCTGCTCGTTCTCGGTGGGACGTTCGTGATGACCGGTGCACCCGTGCCCCTGGGCATGGACTTTGCGGGCGGAGCACAGCTGACGGTCCAGACGACGTCTGCGGACGCCGAGATCCAGGATGCCTTCACGGTGGAACCGGATTCCATCCAGGCCGTACAGGCACCCGACGTCGACAACCAGTATACGATCCAGTTTGCCGGCGTCGAGGACGACGACGTGATCTCGGACCTGGCGACACAGGCCGAAGCGAATCTAGCCCAGGATGGCGACGCGTCGATCGTCCAGTCCGAATCGACGGCGTCGGCGAGCTTCGCCGAACAGGCACAACAGACCGCACTCCTGGGGATCGCTGCCGCGTTCGTCGGGATGAGCGTCATCGCGTTTCTGCTCTTTCGGACGTTCGTCCCGTCGATCGCAATCGTCGCGTCGGCTTTTTCCGACATGGTGATTCCGCTGGCGTTCATGTCGGTCGCCGACATCCCGCTCTCGCTGGGAACGGTCGCCGCGCTGTTGATGCTGATCGGGTACTCGGTCGACTCGGATATCCTGTTGAACAACCACGTTCTGCGGCGACAGGGTGACTTCTACGAGAGCACCCACCGCGCGATGCGGACCGGTATCACGATGACTGTCACCTCGATGATGGCGATGCTCGTGATGGGGATCACCGCGTCACTGTTCGGCGTGGAGCTACTGGCGTCGGTCGGTATTATCCTCTTCGTCGGTCTCGCAGCCGACCTGATGAACACGTACCTAATGAACGTAACCCTGCTTCGCTGGTACAAATTCCACGGGGTGAGATCGTAATGGGACCGATCGCCTTCGTCAAAGAGTACTGGCGGTTCCTCCTGCTGGTCGTCTTCGTGACGGCCGCGCTATCCGCGTTGTTCGTGCCCGGGTTCGCTATGGGCGACGACGACGTGGTGCTGGACGAAGAGAACCAAACTGTCGACGAGAACCCGACGAACCTCGAGTACGGCCTCGGACTCGAGGGCGGCGCACGAATTAGCGCACCGCCGGTCGGGATGACCGTCAGCGACCTCGCGATCGAGCACGACGAACAAAACGACGTGCAGTCTGCAGTACAGCAGGATCTCGGCCTCGAGCCGGTTGACGTGACCGTTCGGTTCCACGAAGAGGGGAACTACTTCACTATCGAAGTGTTCGACGAGGACACCACGGAAAGCGAGTTTGCCGGGGCGTTACAGGCTGCAGACGTCGAGGTCGTCGAAGCCGGTGGCGAACGTGAAGTCACCGGAGACGACGTCGAGAACAGGGTCACCCAGGACACCCGTGATCAGATGATC contains:
- a CDS encoding outer membrane protein assembly factor BamB family protein, with translation MPSRCSRRSMLTATGTLGVAALSGCLGSRTADAGETAAYDWSTGGADARNSRAIPDGVAPRDDPTLEWALEFDAYPVLAEPIVADEVVLLTTGRDVVAVDRETRERLWSVESENGDRGVTYTSASTVVEGVAYVTDHGTLIAVDVESGKREWKYEFDYPFVDHAPTYLDRTEHLYAAAGEYVRSFDPETGEVVWERQLQGIAHGSIVFNETSLFPLVVATQSGELYALDTSGRVRWRRQLPDWIRSTPTVVTSGDRLGGSGIVVGCRDGYVYCLDDTGRREWRASTGTSPDGASAVAHDRVFVRDNETLYAFDADDGDESWRVDVGEGTRNPPIVVGDTVYVGGDRLYAIDVDGGIGVREHRVRERRFASDVDGTVTFVSAADGQLFVVVDLEDGEFELHVLS
- a CDS encoding CPBP family intramembrane glutamic endopeptidase gives rise to the protein MTDTVRADDTGATDSDVASSLGTAVAAVTMAAVLVPVRRGVDEPAVLAASGFALVAVFAFLARRHGGPDRRPVAVVATLSSLAVVLLSGYALNRGLLAVVDLPVPLLDGTWSLSLLVTAFVTAGLCVGLGAADYFGVGVAGLVRRAQQTATLAGVGIVGLYVPAMVTLVLEGPAAQILSTPELSMVQGTVVSQLGMALGTGLVVFGYITLRQYDLSFIDLHVPTKRDAAWAVGGLVVLFGAMFLISFFFELIGVESAEHGTTGQAQQSPEVLLVLIPAAILVVGPFEELLYRNVIQKELYRSFSRYGAIVVASVIFALVHVFAYGTADLGAVIASLGIVFGLSIVLGAIYERTDNLLIPSLVHGVYNALLWTSLYFTYA
- the secF gene encoding protein translocase subunit SecF, yielding MGTFDVPDIEYTRYSSRQLLAVPLAVLAVALLVLGGTFVMTGAPVPLGMDFAGGAQLTVQTTSADAEIQDAFTVEPDSIQAVQAPDVDNQYTIQFAGVEDDDVISDLATQAEANLAQDGDASIVQSESTASASFAEQAQQTALLGIAAAFVGMSVIAFLLFRTFVPSIAIVASAFSDMVIPLAFMSVADIPLSLGTVAALLMLIGYSVDSDILLNNHVLRRQGDFYESTHRAMRTGITMTVTSMMAMLVMGITASLFGVELLASVGIILFVGLAADLMNTYLMNVTLLRWYKFHGVRS
- a CDS encoding DUF5812 family protein yields the protein MTEKTGTFVVTHAESESAVVRDVETAQVHTLASNPGLELHDVLEATVAPEPPLEVAWEVIDVEERRSIELVDSDLEPTQHERALAAETDVGDIVKEERAGTGEIHVFPVPGEDVEAAATDVLEDDETIARAARLEAVRVEVRRSVDDGVLSVRYLPN
- a CDS encoding PRC-barrel domain-containing protein, whose protein sequence is MSEILAENLSGKAVMGSDGTELGLLYNITMDLKSGQLRDLIVEPDDELPARAVDFDVDEGGRFLVPVSRVQAVKDYIVVKR
- a CDS encoding NOB1 family endonuclease; the encoded protein is MYVLDSSAFIHDFHTTEQTATIPLVREELEDESAYRYDAMEGSGMHIHIPNEDTTEKVQRAAKESGDLEVLSETDVRLVAASFELDATLVTDDYAMQNVAEKLNVDVEVIAREGIDEQRHWHYQCQGCGREFDEEKDRCPICGSSLARKNPS